In Eleutherodactylus coqui strain aEleCoq1 chromosome 11, aEleCoq1.hap1, whole genome shotgun sequence, a single window of DNA contains:
- the CFAP263 gene encoding cilia- and flagella-associated protein 263, with amino-acid sequence MAEMDAESVRTESQAGEEFSLTELSTEQLRALDRDTRDELHTLKAETEMLEKFCKRLDPKELLPAAPSDTAASPLDFSQMRNRRRSKSRSTISERLMSLSVDQKCELVQRELEGSKEEAKRDTENTERVLQSLQATMEEAEIRSLEIRKAKYEFERDIGRAAVSPKKGEGANPEKFHRYMEEKMLARDTLVDTLRLKNAALKTQKKKLQMQLKQKEEMGEMLNEVDFQQLKIENAQFLERIDERNQDLLQLKLTAGDTLQVLNSYKKRLQNTMAESTHLAKEISVRTEILQRIELETIQVEQEREKAESLNKKLRKQLGDYRVPDVSQYVQVKMEQEELEDLVRAWKRKVEIAELSLRTRHRTWEQMKAAHVPSDYRQLPEER; translated from the exons AGATGAACTCCACACACTCAAAGCTGAGACTGAGATGCTTGAAAAGTTCTGCAAACGACTGGATCCAAAGGAGCTTCTCCCGGCCGCCCCCTCCGACACCGCCGCCTCTCCACTGGACTTCAGCCAG ATGCGCAACCGGCGGCGCTCTAAGTCACGCAGCACCATCTCTGAGCGGCTGATGAGCCTGAGCGTGGATCAGAAGTGTGAGCTGGTGCAGCGGGAGCTGGAGGGATCCAAGGAAGAGGCGAAAAGAGACACGGAGAACACGGAGCGCGTCCTGCAGAGCCTCCAG GCCaccatggaagaggctgagatcCGCAGCTTGGAAATAAGAAAGGCGAAGTACGAGTTTGAGCGAGACATCGGCAGAGCTGCTGTGAGCCCCAAGAAGGGTGAAGGGGCGAACCCCGAGAAGTTCCACCGCTACATGGAAGAAAAGATGCTAGCAAGA GACACTCTTGTCGATACGCTGCGGTTAAAGAATGCTGCACTAAAAACTCAGAAGAAGAAGCTACAGATGCAGTTGAAGCAG AAGGAGGAGATGGGTGAAATGCTGAACGAGGTGGATTTCCAGCAACTGAAGATCGAAAATGCGCAATTTCTGGAACGAATTGATGAACGGAACCAGGATCTTCTGCAGCTGAAGCTCACGGCTGGCGACACTCTTCAAGTTCTGAACTCCTATAAG AAAAGACTACAGAACACCATGGCGGAGTCCACTCACCTGGCCAAGGAGATTTCTGTGCGCACTGAGATCCTGCAGAGAATTGAGCTAGAGACCATACAGGTGGAGCAG GAACGAGAAAAGGCTGAAAGTCTCAACAAGAAGCTGAGGAAACAGTTGGGCGACTATCGGGTCCCGGACGTTTCGCAGTACGTGCAGGTGAAGATGGAGCAGGAGGAGTTGGAGGATCTTGTCCGAGCCTGGAAGAGGAAGGTGGAGATCGCAGAG CTTTCTCTGAGGACTCGGCACAGAACTTGGGAGCAGATGAAGGCCGCCCATGTGCCGTCAGACTACAGGCAACTACCTGAAGAGCGGTGA